A window from Pseudomonas sp. Tri1 encodes these proteins:
- a CDS encoding heparin lyase I family protein, giving the protein MKPSLFAATCLMILFDLCPLAEAQLIWDGDAANPIGKEKIFGNAVSECPAPSSITVIDDTVRGKSWLFHKSSGEPRCEARNIRTGANHTLYRFEKNKTYFIGWSFKLNDTQSNHHPFQWKSYETGYQQNYPFLMSAKDGNLRLFYYGTPAETSGIIWSKPIEPFKWYCLVLAIHTSNQSSSGWAELWFDGQAQAFSNGQERFFGRTWDGTNIGANEPKWGAYNKHQPGVMEDVKTYISGLKIGTTYDDVRQACD; this is encoded by the coding sequence ATGAAGCCCTCTTTGTTCGCCGCTACATGTCTGATGATTTTGTTTGATCTTTGCCCCCTCGCAGAAGCCCAATTGATTTGGGATGGAGACGCCGCCAATCCTATTGGTAAAGAAAAAATATTTGGGAATGCCGTGAGCGAATGTCCGGCTCCCTCCAGCATCACCGTGATAGACGATACGGTCCGAGGCAAGTCCTGGTTATTCCATAAGAGTTCCGGCGAACCCCGCTGCGAAGCGCGCAATATCAGGACCGGTGCCAATCACACCCTCTATAGATTCGAAAAAAATAAAACCTACTTCATTGGCTGGTCATTCAAACTGAATGACACCCAGAGCAATCATCACCCGTTCCAGTGGAAGTCCTATGAAACGGGGTATCAACAAAACTATCCATTCCTGATGAGCGCCAAGGACGGCAACCTGAGGCTTTTCTATTACGGCACACCAGCCGAGACATCCGGCATTATCTGGAGCAAACCCATTGAGCCGTTCAAATGGTATTGCCTTGTCTTGGCCATACATACCTCCAATCAATCGAGCAGCGGCTGGGCGGAGCTATGGTTCGATGGTCAAGCACAGGCATTCAGCAATGGCCAGGAACGTTTTTTCGGAAGAACCTGGGACGGCACGAACATAGGCGCGAACGAACCTAAATGGGGCGCTTATAACAAACATCAGCCAGGCGTCATGGAGGATGTAAAAACCTATATTTCCGGCCTGAAGATAGGCACCACATACGACGATGTCAGACAGGCATGCGACTGA
- a CDS encoding DUF2165 domain-containing protein: protein MTIRYAKIAMILALAAFAFLTVFNNVTDYSSNFNFVHHVLSMDTTFPDNSARYRAIDQPWMWHGAYWLIIFGEALTAGLLGYGAVKLWQARRAEASVFARAKGWAVAGLTVGFFVWFFGFMVVGGEWFLMWQSEIWNGQDAAFRFYMAILGVLIFLNQPDTHTK from the coding sequence ATGACGATCCGTTACGCAAAAATCGCAATGATTCTGGCGCTCGCAGCGTTCGCCTTCCTGACTGTGTTCAACAACGTCACGGACTACAGCTCCAACTTCAATTTCGTCCATCACGTGCTGAGCATGGACACCACATTCCCCGACAATTCCGCCCGATACCGGGCCATCGATCAACCCTGGATGTGGCATGGCGCCTATTGGCTGATCATCTTCGGCGAAGCGCTGACAGCGGGGCTTTTGGGTTACGGCGCAGTGAAGCTGTGGCAGGCACGCCGGGCCGAGGCCTCGGTGTTCGCCCGTGCCAAGGGGTGGGCCGTTGCCGGTCTGACAGTGGGCTTCTTCGTCTGGTTTTTCGGCTTCATGGTCGTCGGTGGGGAATGGTTCCTGATGTGGCAATCAGAAATCTGGAACGGCCAGGATGCCGCGTTCAGGTTCTATATGGCAATTTTGGGCGTGTTGATCTTTCTCAACCAGCCTGACACCCACACGAAGTGA
- the tssI gene encoding type VI secretion system tip protein TssI/VgrG gives MFPPANQPRFTLTLDSGPNELKVLEFKGTEAISQPYRFDLELVSERSDLALEELLHRQSFLGFGEGEGGIHGQVYSATQGDSGKRLTRYQISLVPRLAYLRHRINQRIFQHLSVPDIVARVLKEHGILADACQFTLGGQYPERQYCVQYGESDLAFIERICAEVGIHYHFRHRPDGHLLVFGDDQTVFPRLPESTLYLPDSGMVADEPAIKRLAVRLQTRSTAVTLRDYDFRKPGLLLETHLDNRQRPALEDYRYPGGFSARDDGMYLTRRALERHGADYRVAEGSSDERAFVSGHFMCIREHPREQWNDLWLLTRVDHHGRQPQVLEEVASAVPDEFQGYKNTFLATPWDVFFRPPLYHEKPRAHGYQSAVVTGPVDSEIHCDEFGRVKVQLAWDRDGKHDEHSSCWLRVASGWAHDHYGAVMIPRVGMEVLVGFIDGDVDKPMVVGCLPNGANPVPLDLPADKTRSLLRSRSSPGGGGYNELRIEDRKGAEEIYLRAQRNWTQHVLHDQRVQVDHERSIVVTGTARHELKADEQRLTHGRRRAEVRQDDHLLVSGERHIRVGSQVLSASQQFHVSAGQHVVLEAGASVTLQAGGHWINIGAGGISSSVPIEVGGAPMAVMSAASGVPGSAEKRVAALPALSLAQILSFQGSAPFCEECERCRSGVCVAPSVFRKPVDIQERP, from the coding sequence ATGTTCCCGCCTGCCAACCAACCGCGTTTCACGTTGACGCTCGACAGCGGACCGAATGAGCTCAAGGTGCTTGAGTTCAAGGGTACGGAAGCTATCAGTCAACCCTATCGTTTTGACCTGGAGCTGGTCAGTGAGCGGTCTGACCTGGCACTGGAAGAACTCCTGCATCGCCAGTCATTTCTGGGTTTCGGTGAAGGGGAAGGTGGCATACACGGTCAGGTCTATAGCGCAACCCAGGGGGATTCGGGCAAGCGCCTGACCCGTTACCAGATAAGCCTGGTGCCCCGCCTGGCCTACCTGCGCCATCGCATCAATCAGCGGATTTTCCAGCACCTGAGCGTGCCCGATATTGTCGCCCGGGTGTTGAAGGAACACGGGATCCTGGCGGATGCCTGCCAGTTCACGCTTGGCGGGCAGTACCCCGAGCGCCAATATTGTGTGCAGTATGGCGAAAGCGACCTGGCCTTCATCGAGCGGATTTGCGCCGAAGTCGGTATCCATTACCACTTCAGGCACCGCCCTGACGGCCATCTGCTGGTGTTCGGTGACGACCAGACGGTGTTTCCCCGCCTGCCCGAATCGACGCTGTACCTGCCGGACAGCGGCATGGTCGCCGACGAGCCGGCAATCAAGCGCCTGGCGGTGCGGCTCCAGACCCGCAGCACTGCCGTGACGTTGCGCGATTACGACTTCCGCAAGCCCGGCTTGTTATTGGAAACGCACCTGGATAATCGGCAGCGTCCTGCCCTTGAGGACTATCGCTATCCCGGCGGTTTCTCTGCCCGTGACGACGGCATGTATCTGACTCGGCGCGCCCTTGAGCGCCATGGCGCCGACTACCGCGTGGCAGAGGGCAGTAGCGATGAACGCGCCTTCGTCAGCGGACATTTCATGTGCATCAGGGAACATCCTCGGGAGCAATGGAATGATCTCTGGCTCCTGACGCGTGTCGACCATCATGGCCGTCAACCGCAGGTGCTGGAAGAAGTCGCCAGTGCCGTCCCGGATGAATTCCAGGGTTACAAAAATACCTTTCTCGCCACGCCTTGGGATGTGTTCTTTCGGCCACCCCTGTATCACGAAAAGCCTCGGGCCCATGGTTATCAGTCGGCGGTGGTGACCGGGCCGGTCGACAGCGAGATCCATTGCGATGAGTTCGGGCGGGTCAAGGTGCAGTTGGCCTGGGATCGCGACGGTAAACACGACGAACATTCCAGCTGCTGGCTGCGTGTGGCCTCCGGTTGGGCCCACGATCACTATGGCGCGGTGATGATCCCCCGGGTTGGCATGGAAGTCCTGGTCGGGTTCATCGACGGTGACGTGGACAAGCCGATGGTGGTGGGTTGCCTGCCCAATGGCGCCAACCCGGTGCCGCTGGACTTGCCGGCGGACAAGACCCGCAGCCTGTTGCGCAGCCGAAGCAGCCCTGGCGGGGGAGGTTACAACGAACTGCGCATCGAGGATCGCAAGGGTGCCGAGGAGATCTACCTGAGGGCCCAGCGAAACTGGACCCAGCATGTGCTGCACGACCAGCGGGTGCAGGTCGACCATGAGCGCAGCATTGTCGTCACCGGTACGGCGCGACACGAGCTCAAGGCCGATGAACAGCGCCTTACCCATGGTCGGCGCCGGGCTGAAGTCCGGCAGGATGATCATCTGCTGGTGAGTGGCGAGCGGCATATTCGTGTCGGCAGCCAGGTGCTGAGTGCCAGCCAACAGTTTCATGTCAGCGCCGGCCAACACGTGGTATTGGAGGCGGGTGCCAGTGTGACCCTCCAGGCTGGCGGTCATTGGATCAACATCGGGGCCGGCGGGATCTCCAGCAGCGTGCCGATCGAGGTCGGTGGGGCGCCGATGGCGGTCATGAGTGCGGCATCCGGCGTTCCAGGCAGTGCCGAGAAGCGGGTCGCTGCGCTGCCTGCGCTTTCCCTCGCGCAAATCCTCAGTTTCCAGGGCTCGGCGCCGTTCTGCGAGGAGTGTGAACGTTGCAGAAGCGGCGTCTGCGTAGCGCCATCGGTCTTTCGCAAACCTGTCGATATCCAGGAGCGACCATGA
- a CDS encoding DUF4123 domain-containing protein, with the protein MNSGQSPRAWLEDHPLQAGEQLFVIFSNASSAGVLSAWKRSMNSEASPIWADTPYAEWESVMPYVGLVSVDNGFLDWIAATDSLDWGWLAVSCVSQQTLAEHLRGLTQVLLPGGKPVFLRFWDGRFMRSILQSTEVEAGQLLPVITRCLINGQSLEIVGNAQRAARAFPWWQVPVALLETMAEVPTDCLLDNLLTWLGEEHPYLFERVDDSVLRCKIAYFLERSEPVEASKAPLLAYLARELG; encoded by the coding sequence ATGAACAGCGGTCAATCTCCCCGCGCCTGGCTTGAGGACCATCCTTTGCAGGCCGGCGAGCAACTTTTCGTCATCTTCAGCAATGCCAGTAGCGCCGGGGTGTTGTCGGCCTGGAAGCGCTCGATGAACTCGGAGGCGAGCCCGATCTGGGCCGACACGCCATACGCCGAATGGGAATCGGTCATGCCCTATGTAGGGCTTGTTAGCGTGGACAACGGATTTCTTGATTGGATAGCCGCCACCGACTCGCTCGATTGGGGCTGGCTGGCGGTTTCGTGTGTGAGCCAGCAGACCCTTGCCGAACATTTGCGGGGGCTCACGCAAGTGTTGTTGCCGGGCGGCAAGCCGGTCTTCCTGCGGTTTTGGGATGGGCGCTTTATGCGGTCGATCCTGCAGTCGACGGAGGTGGAGGCCGGGCAACTCTTGCCGGTCATCACGCGCTGCCTGATCAACGGGCAATCCCTTGAGATCGTGGGGAATGCCCAGCGGGCGGCCCGGGCTTTTCCGTGGTGGCAAGTACCCGTCGCGCTGTTGGAGACAATGGCCGAGGTGCCGACGGACTGTCTGTTGGATAACTTGCTCACTTGGCTGGGCGAAGAGCATCCGTATTTGTTCGAGCGGGTCGACGACAGCGTCCTGCGTTGCAAGATTGCCTACTTTCTTGAGCGATCGGAGCCGGTTGAGGCGTCAAAGGCGCCATTGCTGGCGTATCTGGCGCGAGAGCTGGGCTGA
- the rlmJ gene encoding 23S rRNA (adenine(2030)-N(6))-methyltransferase RlmJ — protein MNYRHAFHAGNHADVFKHLTLTRLIALMSRKEQPFAYLDTHAGIGLYDLQGDQANRTGEYLEGIARLWGEGNLPPLTADYMKVLHEMNPDGQLRYYPGSPELARRLTRPQDRVLLNEKHPEDGVLLKDNMKGDRRVAVHLGEGWHVSRALLPVAEKRALMLIDPPFEQLDEMQRCAASLKEAIGRMRQTVAAIWYPVKDQRMLRRFYQDLAGTGAPKLLRVELLVHPLATPNSLNGSGLAIANPPWGLEEELRELLPWLSKKLGQTQGGWQMDWLIAEG, from the coding sequence ATGAATTATCGCCACGCCTTCCACGCCGGCAATCACGCCGATGTGTTCAAACACCTGACCTTGACCCGCCTCATCGCCTTGATGTCGCGCAAGGAGCAACCCTTCGCCTACCTCGATACCCATGCGGGCATCGGGTTGTACGACTTGCAGGGTGACCAGGCCAACCGTACCGGTGAGTACCTGGAAGGCATCGCACGATTGTGGGGCGAGGGCAATCTGCCGCCGTTGACCGCCGATTACATGAAGGTGCTGCACGAGATGAACCCGGACGGGCAGTTGCGCTACTACCCGGGTTCGCCGGAGCTGGCGCGGCGCCTGACCCGGCCGCAGGACCGGGTGCTGCTCAATGAGAAACACCCTGAAGACGGTGTGTTGCTCAAGGACAACATGAAAGGTGACCGTCGCGTGGCGGTGCACCTGGGTGAAGGTTGGCATGTGTCGCGGGCGCTGCTGCCGGTGGCGGAGAAGCGAGCCCTGATGCTGATCGATCCGCCCTTCGAGCAGCTTGACGAAATGCAGCGCTGCGCCGCTTCGCTCAAGGAGGCCATTGGCCGGATGCGCCAGACAGTGGCTGCCATCTGGTACCCGGTGAAGGACCAGCGGATGTTGCGCCGCTTCTACCAGGACCTGGCCGGCACGGGGGCGCCGAAATTGTTGCGGGTGGAGCTGCTGGTGCACCCGCTGGCGACGCCCAACAGCCTGAACGGCTCCGGCCTGGCGATTGCCAATCCGCCATGGGGGCTGGAGGAAGAGTTGCGTGAGCTGTTGCCGTGGCTGTCGAAAAAACTTGGGCAGACCCAGGGTGGGTGGCAGATGGATTGGTTGATTGCTGAAGGCTGA
- the msrA gene encoding peptide-methionine (S)-S-oxide reductase MsrA, which produces MVLRSEILVNKNVLPTQEQALPGRETPMTVPEKHFVHDAPLLGPFAMDVDFAIFGLGCFWGAERKFWQREGVVSTAVGYAGGFTPNPTYEEVCSGLTGHSEVVLVVYEPAKVSYEELLKMFWELHNPTQGMRQGNDIGTQYRSVIYATNPAQLAAAKHSEQVFQAELTKAGKGTITTEIEEAPTFYFAEAYHQQYLAKNPEGYCGIGGTGVTCPI; this is translated from the coding sequence ATGGTCTTGCGCTCGGAAATTCTGGTGAACAAAAACGTGCTCCCTACTCAAGAACAAGCTTTGCCTGGCCGCGAAACTCCAATGACCGTGCCGGAAAAACACTTCGTCCACGACGCACCACTGCTCGGCCCATTTGCCATGGACGTGGATTTCGCGATCTTCGGCCTGGGCTGTTTCTGGGGTGCCGAGCGCAAGTTCTGGCAGCGCGAAGGCGTGGTCAGTACCGCGGTGGGTTACGCCGGAGGTTTTACGCCGAACCCGACGTATGAAGAGGTCTGCTCAGGCCTTACCGGCCACAGCGAAGTGGTACTGGTGGTCTACGAACCGGCAAAGGTCAGCTACGAGGAGCTTCTGAAGATGTTCTGGGAACTGCACAACCCGACCCAGGGTATGCGCCAGGGCAATGACATCGGCACCCAATACCGTTCGGTCATCTATGCCACCAACCCGGCACAACTGGCGGCGGCCAAGCACAGCGAGCAAGTGTTCCAGGCCGAGTTGACCAAGGCTGGCAAAGGCACCATCACCACCGAAATCGAAGAGGCACCGACGTTCTACTTCGCCGAGGCCTATCACCAGCAATACCTGGCGAAGAACCCCGAAGGTTATTGCGGGATTGGCGGGACAGGCGTGACTTGCCCGATCTGA
- a CDS encoding GGDEF and EAL domain-containing protein — MKSQPDAASRMAAEVVTQLPVPSRLGMLRFERLNEASWALLFLDPNCERYFGLPAVELCSLVSAPYASLMEPEARYQLHDAIQQQLAQSSHYQIRYTLHTTKGPMNLLETGEAYKQHTRHLLRGYLLVVDGLLQSGPSMPSLDLETQNSRLQIALELNQRAQQEQLQHLDRVRAQQDLILLLTRQRYSANNSLHEAAELITRSACDIYQIDCASIWDLVDGKLVPISAFSRGSQEYFLPDVIDVTQYPDYMEALQTCRAIDAHNAMRDPRTRELAENLRARDVNAILDASIRIDGQVVGVLCLEQVGVTRAWQSDEIAFAGELADQFAQVINNHNRRTATSALHLFQRAVEQSANAFLLVNCDGVVEYVNPSFTAITQYSTEEVHGQRLSELPALENLSELLFDAPSALAQSNSWQGEFKSRRKNLEPYWGQLSISKVYGDNRELTHYIGIYEDITQTKLAQQRIERLAYTDNLTNLGNRPAFIRNLDERFARDSNSPISLLLVDIDNFKRINDSLGHQTGDKLLISLARRLRNSLSPSGSLARFASNEFAVLLDDTDLETGQQVASQLLMTLDKPMFVDNQLISVTGSVGLACAPLHGRDPQTLMRNAGLALHKAKANGKHQVQVFTEALNAEASYKLFVENNLRRALTQNELDVFYQPKLCLRSGRLLGMEALLRWNHPEKGMIRPDQFISVAEETGLIIPIGKWIARQACRMSKQLTAAGLGNLQVAINLSPKQFSDPDLVASIASILKEEQLPARLLELELTEGLLLEATEDTHLQLDQLKRLGLTLAMDDFGTGYSSLSYLKKFPIDIIKIDRSFIHEIPDNQDDMEITSAVIAMAHNLKLKVVAEGIETAQQLAFLRRHRCDVGQGYLFDRPIPGAELVEKLKRYPRGPLV; from the coding sequence ATGAAAAGCCAACCCGATGCCGCCAGCCGTATGGCGGCCGAGGTAGTGACGCAGTTACCGGTGCCCTCGCGGCTCGGCATGCTGCGTTTCGAACGGCTGAATGAAGCAAGCTGGGCGCTATTGTTCCTCGACCCCAACTGCGAACGTTACTTCGGCCTGCCGGCAGTAGAGCTGTGCTCGCTGGTCAGCGCCCCCTATGCCAGCCTGATGGAGCCCGAAGCGCGCTATCAACTGCACGACGCGATCCAGCAACAACTGGCCCAGTCCTCGCATTACCAGATCCGCTATACGCTTCATACCACCAAGGGCCCCATGAACCTGCTGGAAACGGGTGAAGCCTACAAGCAGCACACCCGCCATCTGTTGCGCGGTTACCTGCTGGTGGTGGACGGCTTGCTGCAAAGCGGACCGTCGATGCCGTCCCTGGACCTGGAAACCCAGAACTCGCGCCTGCAGATCGCCCTGGAATTGAACCAGCGAGCCCAGCAAGAGCAGCTCCAGCATCTGGACCGGGTGCGCGCCCAACAAGACCTGATCCTGCTGCTGACCCGTCAGCGCTACAGCGCTAACAATTCGCTGCACGAAGCCGCCGAACTCATTACTCGCAGCGCCTGTGATATCTACCAGATCGACTGTGCCAGCATCTGGGACTTGGTAGACGGCAAGCTGGTGCCGATTTCGGCCTTCAGCCGCGGCTCCCAGGAATACTTCCTGCCGGACGTGATCGACGTCACCCAGTATCCCGATTACATGGAGGCGCTGCAGACCTGTCGCGCCATCGACGCCCACAATGCGATGCGCGACCCACGCACCCGGGAACTGGCCGAGAACCTGCGCGCCCGCGACGTCAACGCCATTCTCGACGCCAGCATTCGTATCGACGGCCAGGTGGTCGGCGTATTGTGCCTGGAACAGGTGGGCGTCACCCGCGCCTGGCAATCGGACGAAATCGCCTTTGCCGGTGAACTGGCCGACCAGTTCGCCCAGGTAATCAACAACCACAACCGACGAACCGCGACCAGCGCCCTGCACTTGTTCCAGCGCGCCGTGGAGCAGAGTGCCAACGCATTCCTGCTGGTCAATTGCGACGGCGTGGTGGAGTACGTCAACCCGAGCTTCACCGCCATCACCCAATACTCCACCGAAGAAGTCCACGGCCAGCGTCTGTCGGAGCTGCCAGCCCTGGAGAACCTCAGCGAGCTGCTGTTCGACGCACCGTCGGCCCTGGCCCAGAGCAATAGCTGGCAGGGGGAGTTCAAAAGCCGACGCAAGAACCTGGAACCTTACTGGGGCCAATTGTCGATTTCCAAGGTCTACGGCGATAACCGCGAACTGACCCATTACATCGGCATCTACGAAGACATCACCCAGACCAAACTGGCCCAGCAGCGCATCGAGCGCCTGGCCTACACCGACAACCTGACCAACCTGGGCAACCGCCCAGCGTTCATCCGCAACCTCGATGAACGCTTCGCCCGGGACAGCAATTCGCCCATCAGCCTGCTGCTGGTGGACATCGACAACTTCAAGCGCATCAACGACAGCCTCGGCCACCAGACCGGTGACAAGCTGCTGATCAGCCTGGCCCGACGCTTGCGCAACAGCCTGAGCCCAAGCGGCAGCCTCGCACGGTTCGCCAGTAATGAATTCGCCGTGTTGCTCGATGACACCGACCTGGAGACCGGGCAACAGGTCGCCAGCCAGTTGCTGATGACGCTCGACAAACCGATGTTCGTCGATAACCAGTTGATCAGCGTGACAGGCTCCGTGGGCCTGGCCTGCGCGCCGCTGCACGGCCGTGATCCTCAGACGCTGATGCGCAACGCCGGGCTTGCCCTGCACAAGGCCAAGGCCAATGGCAAGCATCAGGTCCAGGTCTTCACCGAGGCGCTGAATGCCGAGGCCAGCTACAAGCTGTTTGTGGAAAACAACCTGCGCCGCGCCCTGACTCAGAACGAACTGGACGTGTTCTACCAGCCCAAGCTGTGCCTGCGCAGCGGCCGCCTGCTGGGCATGGAAGCGCTGTTGCGCTGGAACCATCCGGAGAAGGGCATGATCCGCCCGGATCAGTTCATCAGCGTGGCCGAAGAAACCGGCCTGATTATTCCCATCGGTAAATGGATCGCCCGTCAGGCCTGCCGCATGAGCAAGCAATTGACCGCCGCCGGCCTGGGCAACCTGCAAGTGGCCATCAACCTGTCGCCCAAGCAGTTCTCCGACCCGGACCTGGTCGCTTCCATCGCCAGCATCCTCAAGGAAGAGCAACTGCCAGCCCGCCTGCTGGAATTGGAGCTGACCGAAGGCTTGCTGCTGGAAGCCACCGAAGACACCCACTTGCAGCTCGATCAGCTAAAGCGACTGGGCCTGACCCTGGCCATGGACGACTTCGGCACCGGTTATTCATCCCTGAGTTACCTGAAAAAATTCCCGATCGACATCATCAAGATCGATCGTAGCTTCATCCATGAGATCCCGGACAACCAGGACGACATGGAAATCACCTCCGCCGTGATCGCCATGGCCCACAACCTGAAACTCAAGGTCGTGGCCGAAGGCATCGAAACTGCCCAGCAACTGGCCTTTCTGCGCCGTCACCGCTGCGACGTCGGCCAGGGCTACCTGTTCGACCGCCCGATTCCCGGCGCGGAGCTGGTCGAGAAGCTCAAGCGTTACCCCCGCGGGCCGCTCGTCTGA